From a single Streptomyces misionensis genomic region:
- a CDS encoding Re/Si-specific NAD(P)(+) transhydrogenase subunit alpha, which yields MRIGVPREPAGETRVAATPATVGQLTALGYDVLVESGAGALSAFADAAYEEAGARIGTGEEAWGADIVFRVNGPSMDEVGKPKDGATLISTLAPALNPELVDALAARPITVLAMDAVPRISRAQSLDVLSSMANIAGYRAVVEAAHEFGRFFTGQVTAAGKVPPAKVLVAGAGVAGLAAIGAASSLGAVVRATDPRPEVADQVKSLGGEYLPVVVEEEAQRSSDGYAKATSDRYNEAAAKLYSEQAADVDIIITTALIPGRPAPRLITAADVASMKPGSVIVDMAAGMGGNVEGSEPGQRIVTGNGVVILGYTDLAGRLPTQASQLYGTNLVNLMKLLTPGKDGKTVLDLDDVVQRGITVVKDGEKLWPPPPVQVSAAPAAEPRPAPEAPAKEKKAPMDAGTRVALTLAGILVFGLVVAFAPAPLPQHFTVLMLAIVIGYYVIGKVHHALHTPLMSVTNAISGVVVVGALLKVWFPDHLMQALGVLAVLLASINIFGGFAVTRRMLAMFSRGN from the coding sequence ATGCGCATTGGAGTCCCTCGCGAACCAGCAGGGGAGACACGCGTCGCCGCGACACCGGCGACGGTCGGACAACTGACGGCACTCGGGTACGACGTGCTCGTCGAGTCGGGGGCCGGGGCACTCTCCGCCTTCGCCGACGCGGCGTACGAGGAGGCAGGGGCGCGGATCGGCACGGGCGAGGAGGCGTGGGGCGCCGACATCGTCTTCCGGGTCAACGGCCCGTCGATGGACGAGGTGGGCAAGCCGAAGGACGGCGCCACCCTGATCTCCACACTCGCGCCGGCCCTCAACCCCGAACTGGTCGACGCGCTCGCGGCGAGACCGATCACGGTGCTGGCGATGGACGCGGTGCCGCGCATCAGCCGCGCCCAGTCGCTGGACGTGCTCTCGTCCATGGCCAACATCGCCGGCTACCGGGCGGTGGTCGAGGCGGCCCACGAGTTCGGCCGCTTCTTCACCGGCCAGGTGACCGCCGCGGGCAAGGTGCCGCCGGCGAAGGTGCTCGTCGCCGGCGCGGGTGTGGCCGGTCTGGCCGCGATCGGCGCGGCCTCGTCGCTGGGCGCGGTGGTGCGCGCGACCGACCCCCGCCCGGAGGTGGCCGATCAGGTGAAGTCGCTGGGCGGCGAGTACCTCCCGGTGGTGGTCGAGGAGGAGGCGCAGCGGTCGTCCGACGGCTATGCGAAGGCCACCTCGGACCGCTACAACGAGGCCGCGGCGAAGCTCTACTCCGAGCAGGCCGCGGACGTCGACATCATCATCACCACCGCGCTGATCCCGGGGCGCCCGGCACCGCGGCTGATCACGGCCGCCGACGTGGCGAGCATGAAGCCGGGCTCCGTGATCGTCGACATGGCCGCCGGCATGGGCGGCAACGTCGAGGGCAGCGAACCCGGGCAGCGGATCGTCACCGGCAACGGCGTGGTCATCCTCGGCTACACCGACCTCGCCGGCCGTCTGCCCACCCAGGCCTCGCAGTTGTACGGGACCAACCTGGTCAACCTGATGAAGCTGCTCACCCCGGGCAAGGACGGCAAGACCGTGCTCGACCTCGACGACGTCGTGCAGCGCGGCATCACCGTGGTCAAGGACGGCGAGAAGCTCTGGCCGCCGCCGCCCGTGCAGGTCTCGGCGGCGCCCGCCGCCGAGCCGCGGCCGGCCCCCGAGGCACCCGCCAAGGAAAAGAAGGCGCCGATGGACGCCGGCACCAGGGTCGCCCTGACCCTGGCCGGCATCCTCGTCTTCGGGCTGGTGGTCGCCTTCGCCCCGGCGCCGCTGCCGCAGCACTTCACCGTGCTGATGCTCGCGATCGTCATCGGCTACTACGTGATCGGCAAGGTCCACCACGCCCTGCACACCCCGCTGATGAGCGTCACCAACGCCATCTCCGGCGTCGTCGTCGTGGGCGCGCTGCTGAAGGTGTGGTTCCCCGACCACCTCATGCAGGCGCTCGGGGTCCTCGCCGTCCTGCTCGCCTCCATCAACATCTTCGGTGGCTTCGCGGTGACCCGCCGCATGCTCGCCATGTTCAGCAGGGGGAACTGA
- a CDS encoding NADH-quinone oxidoreductase subunit M, whose amino-acid sequence MSFPLLTATAALPAVGAVATAAVPAARRTAAKWLALLVSLGTLALAITVLVRFDPGGARYQLTESHSWISDFGVRYELGVDGIGVALIALTAVLIPFIVLAGWHDADPLETGSRRWRPTQGFFALILAVEAMVLISFEATDVFLFYIFFEAMLIPMYFLIGGFGDRAHAQGEQAASTQRSYAAVKFLLYNLVGGLIMLAAVIGLYVVAGNFSLQQIAEARANGSLHMATSTERWLFLGFFFAFAVKAPLWPLHTWLPNAMQESTAPVAVLITAVVDKVGTFAMLRFCLGLFPAASRWATPVILVLALISIVYGALLAVGQRDIKRLVAYASISHFGFIIMGIFAMTSQGQSGATLYMVNHGISTAALMLVAGFLISRRGSRLIADYGGVQKVAPVLAGTFLIGGLATLSLPGLAPFVSEFLVLVGTFTRYPVIGVIATFGIVLAALYTLVLYQRTMTGPVKPEVSAMPDLKVRELLVVGPLIVLLIFLGVYPKPVTDIVNPAVRHTMSDVQKKDPKPEVEAVK is encoded by the coding sequence ATGTCCTTTCCCCTGCTGACAGCGACGGCGGCGCTCCCGGCCGTGGGAGCCGTCGCCACGGCCGCCGTACCGGCCGCGAGGCGCACCGCCGCCAAGTGGCTGGCCCTGCTCGTCTCGCTCGGCACGCTCGCGCTCGCGATCACCGTCCTGGTCCGTTTCGACCCGGGCGGCGCCCGCTACCAGCTCACCGAGTCCCACTCCTGGATCAGCGACTTCGGGGTGCGCTACGAGCTGGGGGTGGACGGCATCGGGGTCGCGCTGATCGCGCTGACCGCCGTGCTGATCCCGTTCATCGTCCTGGCGGGCTGGCACGACGCCGACCCGCTGGAGACCGGCAGCCGCCGCTGGCGCCCCACCCAGGGCTTCTTCGCGCTGATCCTGGCGGTCGAGGCGATGGTCCTCATCTCCTTCGAGGCCACCGACGTCTTCCTGTTCTACATCTTCTTCGAAGCCATGCTGATCCCGATGTACTTCCTCATCGGCGGCTTCGGGGACCGGGCCCACGCCCAGGGCGAGCAGGCGGCGTCCACCCAGCGGTCGTACGCGGCCGTGAAGTTCCTCCTCTACAACCTGGTCGGCGGTCTGATCATGCTGGCCGCGGTGATCGGCCTCTACGTGGTCGCCGGGAACTTCTCCCTCCAGCAGATCGCCGAGGCCCGCGCGAACGGCTCGCTGCACATGGCGACGAGCACCGAACGCTGGCTGTTCCTCGGCTTCTTCTTCGCCTTCGCGGTGAAGGCGCCGCTGTGGCCGCTGCACACCTGGCTGCCCAACGCCATGCAGGAGTCCACCGCCCCGGTCGCCGTCCTCATCACGGCGGTGGTCGACAAGGTGGGCACCTTCGCGATGCTCCGCTTCTGCCTCGGGCTGTTCCCCGCGGCCAGCCGGTGGGCGACGCCGGTGATCCTCGTCCTGGCCCTGATCAGCATCGTCTACGGCGCGCTGCTCGCCGTCGGCCAGCGGGACATCAAGCGCCTGGTGGCCTACGCGTCGATCTCCCACTTCGGCTTCATCATCATGGGCATCTTCGCGATGACCAGCCAGGGCCAGTCCGGCGCCACCCTGTACATGGTCAACCACGGCATCTCCACGGCCGCGTTGATGCTGGTCGCCGGTTTCCTGATCTCCCGGCGCGGCTCGCGGCTCATCGCCGACTACGGCGGGGTGCAGAAGGTCGCCCCGGTGCTCGCCGGCACGTTCCTGATCGGCGGCCTGGCCACCCTGTCACTGCCCGGCCTGGCACCGTTCGTGAGTGAATTCCTGGTCCTGGTCGGCACGTTCACGCGCTACCCGGTGATCGGCGTCATCGCCACCTTCGGCATCGTCCTCGCCGCGCTCTACACCCTGGTGCTCTACCAGCGGACCATGACGGGCCCGGTGAAGCCCGAGGTGTCGGCGATGCCCGACCTGAAGGTGCGCGAACTGCTGGTCGTGGGGCCGCTGATCGTGCTGCTGATCTTCCTGGGCGTCTATCCGAAGCCCGTGACGGACATCGTCAACCCGGCGGTGCGGCACACCATGTCCGACGTCCAGAAGAAGGACCCCAAGCCCGAGGTGGAGGCGGTCAAGTGA
- a CDS encoding ketopantoate reductase family protein, producing MTLTTSKPTVAILGAGGVGGLLAALLSRSGHRVVCLAREATADALRDGGIEVRSRRFGDFRAAVEADTELREPVDACLITVKHTTLDDALARVTPAALGDALVVPFLNGVEHPAVLRARYGADRVAAAAIRVESTRLPSDGTGPVVIEHGSPFAEIDLAAGPAGHARLETLAKALSEAGTTARVVADETRTLWEKMSFLAPFALLTTRYGLPLGEARTRHREELEGLVAETAAVSRACGCPVDPAGALARYDAFPPETKSSMQRDAEAGRPLELDAIGGALLRAADRHGVPVPVTTRLVREIAAAGH from the coding sequence ATGACGCTCACGACGAGCAAGCCCACCGTGGCCATCCTGGGCGCGGGAGGCGTCGGCGGTCTGCTGGCCGCCCTGCTGTCCCGCTCCGGCCACCGGGTCGTCTGCCTGGCCCGCGAGGCCACGGCCGACGCCCTGCGCGACGGCGGGATCGAGGTCCGCAGCCGGCGGTTCGGCGACTTCCGGGCCGCGGTGGAGGCGGACACCGAACTGCGCGAGCCGGTGGACGCCTGCCTGATCACCGTGAAGCACACCACGCTGGACGACGCGCTCGCCCGGGTGACGCCCGCCGCGCTCGGCGACGCCCTGGTCGTGCCGTTCCTGAACGGCGTCGAGCACCCCGCCGTCCTGCGCGCCCGCTACGGTGCCGACCGGGTGGCCGCCGCGGCGATCCGGGTGGAGTCCACCCGCCTGCCGTCCGACGGCACCGGGCCGGTCGTGATCGAACACGGCAGCCCGTTCGCCGAGATCGACCTGGCCGCCGGCCCGGCCGGCCACGCCCGCCTCGAAACCCTCGCGAAGGCGCTGTCGGAGGCGGGGACGACGGCCCGGGTGGTGGCGGACGAGACCAGGACACTGTGGGAGAAGATGTCCTTCCTCGCCCCCTTCGCGCTGCTCACCACCCGGTACGGCCTTCCGCTCGGCGAGGCCCGCACCCGCCACCGGGAGGAGCTGGAGGGCCTGGTCGCGGAGACCGCCGCGGTGAGCCGCGCCTGCGGGTGCCCCGTCGACCCCGCCGGCGCCCTGGCGCGCTACGACGCCTTCCCGCCCGAGACCAAGTCCTCCATGCAGCGCGACGCGGAGGCGGGCCGGCCCCTGGAGCTCGACGCCATCGGCGGCGCACTGCTGCGGGCCGCCGACCGCCACGGCGTACCGGTGCCGGTGACGACGAGGCTGGTACGGGAGATCGCGGCGGCCGGGCACTAG
- a CDS encoding M56 family metallopeptidase, which produces MTVCLLLLSVVALTAAVPAPRALTRADWPEREPVVALWVWQCLVATVLLCCLAGLTLGAAAVFRTVRDHVFAPAPPAVTAAYDLSAAPVWAALLTVGLACGAAWTTAMLGRELVEARRSRGQARAQLRERAPDLPAGLPAARGPMLVLEDEYPDAWWMPGHPPQLVVTTGALHRLTGRQLDAVLTHERGHARAHHDWLLHLSAALAAGFPRVPLFAHFRDQTHRLVELAADDAASRRCGHLTTALALIELNQHRGVLSCASSRRLLGERVDRLLEPPPRLLRRHRALTTTVAALVPLLPLLITFAPGLTALS; this is translated from the coding sequence ATGACCGTCTGCCTGCTCCTGCTGAGCGTCGTCGCCCTGACGGCGGCCGTACCGGCACCGCGCGCGCTGACCCGGGCCGACTGGCCCGAACGGGAACCCGTGGTCGCGCTGTGGGTGTGGCAGTGCCTGGTCGCCACCGTCCTGCTGTGCTGTCTGGCCGGGCTGACCCTCGGCGCCGCGGCCGTCTTCCGCACCGTGCGCGACCATGTGTTCGCCCCCGCGCCGCCCGCCGTCACGGCGGCCTACGACCTCTCCGCGGCCCCGGTGTGGGCCGCCCTGCTCACCGTGGGGCTGGCCTGCGGGGCGGCCTGGACGACCGCGATGCTCGGCCGGGAACTGGTGGAGGCCCGCCGCAGCCGGGGCCAGGCCCGGGCCCAACTGCGGGAGCGGGCGCCGGATCTGCCGGCCGGGCTGCCGGCCGCGCGCGGCCCGATGCTGGTCCTGGAGGACGAGTACCCGGACGCCTGGTGGATGCCGGGGCACCCCCCGCAGCTGGTGGTGACCACCGGGGCGCTGCACCGGCTCACCGGCCGTCAGCTGGACGCCGTCCTCACCCATGAACGCGGCCACGCGCGCGCCCACCACGACTGGCTGCTGCACCTGTCCGCCGCGCTCGCCGCGGGCTTCCCCCGGGTGCCGCTCTTCGCCCACTTCCGCGACCAGACGCACCGCCTGGTGGAACTGGCCGCCGACGACGCCGCCTCCCGGCGCTGCGGCCATCTGACCACCGCCCTCGCGCTGATCGAGCTCAACCAGCACCGGGGCGTCCTGTCCTGCGCCTCCAGCCGCCGGCTGCTGGGCGAGCGGGTGGACCGCCTGCTGGAGCCGCCCCCTCGGCTGCTGCGCCGCCACCGGGCCCTGACCACCACGGTGGCCGCGCTGGTGCCGCTCCTGCCGCTGCTGATCACCTTCGCGCCGGGCCTGACGGCGCTGTCCTGA
- the recQ gene encoding DNA helicase RecQ, producing MEATGGISEMPTVTEELGAAGSEVLATLNRVFGYEAFRGQQEAIIEHVVAGGDALVLMPTGGGKSLCYQIPALVRPGTGVVVSPLIALMQDQVDALRALGVRAGFVNSTQDFDERRTVEAEFLAGELDLLYLAPERLRLDSTLDLLSRGKISVFAIDEAHCVSQWGHDFRPDYLSLSLLGERWPDVPRIALTATATRATHEEITQRLNLPAARHFVASFDRPNIQYRIVPKADPRKQLLAFLREEHQGDAGIVYCLSRNSVERTAEFLSANGIEAVPYHAGLDAGTRAAHQSRFLREDGLVVVATIAFGMGIDKPDVRFVAHLDLPKSIEGYYQETGRAGRDGLPSTAWMAYGLNDVVQQRKLIQSGDGDEAFRRRAAAHLDAMLALCETARCRRGQLLAYFGQEPDATGCGNCDTCLTPPETWDGTVAAQKVLSTVVRLQRERGQKFGALQIVDILLGKRTAKVIQFDHDQLSVFGIGKDLEEGEWRGAIRQLLAQGLLAVEGEYGTLVLTEASGSVLRGEREVPLRKEPKRPAASRSRPAGGSGGGKAKAAAAELPEELLPAFEALRAWRTGQAREQGVPPYIIFNDATLRAIVSLMPRSIRELATVSGVGEKKLVTYGEEVLSVLASVDGPAAPAAAPVPEEAPADDDWPAPEDEPDFWE from the coding sequence ATGGAAGCGACGGGCGGGATCAGCGAGATGCCAACGGTGACCGAAGAGCTGGGCGCGGCCGGCAGCGAGGTGCTGGCCACCCTCAACCGGGTCTTCGGGTACGAGGCCTTCCGGGGCCAGCAGGAAGCGATCATCGAGCATGTGGTGGCGGGCGGTGACGCCCTGGTGCTCATGCCGACCGGCGGCGGCAAGTCGCTGTGCTACCAGATCCCGGCCCTGGTCAGACCCGGTACCGGCGTGGTCGTCTCGCCGCTGATCGCACTGATGCAGGACCAGGTGGACGCCCTGCGCGCCCTCGGTGTCCGGGCCGGCTTCGTCAACTCCACCCAGGACTTCGACGAGCGGCGGACGGTCGAGGCCGAGTTCCTGGCCGGCGAGCTGGACCTGCTGTACCTGGCGCCGGAGCGGCTGCGCCTGGACAGCACCCTGGACCTGCTCTCGCGCGGCAAGATCTCCGTCTTCGCGATCGACGAGGCGCACTGCGTCTCCCAGTGGGGCCACGACTTCCGCCCCGACTACCTCAGCCTGAGCCTGCTCGGCGAGCGCTGGCCGGACGTCCCGCGGATCGCCCTGACGGCCACCGCGACCCGGGCCACCCACGAGGAGATCACCCAGCGGCTGAACCTGCCCGCGGCCCGCCACTTCGTGGCCAGTTTCGACCGGCCCAACATCCAGTACCGGATCGTCCCCAAGGCCGACCCGAGGAAGCAGCTGCTCGCCTTCCTGCGCGAGGAGCACCAGGGCGACGCGGGCATCGTCTACTGCCTCTCGCGCAACTCGGTGGAGCGCACCGCGGAGTTCCTGAGCGCCAACGGCATCGAGGCGGTGCCGTACCACGCGGGCCTGGACGCGGGCACCCGCGCCGCCCACCAGTCCCGGTTCCTGCGCGAGGACGGCCTGGTCGTGGTGGCGACCATCGCCTTCGGCATGGGCATCGACAAGCCCGACGTCCGCTTCGTGGCCCACCTGGACCTGCCCAAGTCCATCGAGGGCTACTACCAGGAGACCGGCCGCGCGGGCCGCGACGGGCTGCCGTCCACGGCCTGGATGGCGTACGGCCTCAACGACGTGGTGCAGCAGCGCAAGCTGATCCAGTCCGGCGACGGCGACGAGGCGTTCCGGCGCCGCGCGGCCGCCCACCTCGACGCGATGCTCGCCCTGTGCGAGACCGCCCGGTGCCGGCGCGGCCAGCTGCTCGCCTACTTCGGCCAGGAGCCGGACGCGACGGGCTGCGGCAACTGCGACACCTGCCTGACCCCGCCGGAGACCTGGGACGGCACCGTCGCCGCGCAGAAGGTGCTGTCCACGGTGGTGCGGTTGCAGCGCGAGCGCGGACAGAAGTTCGGCGCCCTCCAGATCGTGGACATCCTGCTCGGCAAGCGCACCGCCAAGGTGATCCAGTTCGACCACGACCAGCTGTCCGTCTTCGGCATCGGCAAGGACCTCGAAGAGGGCGAGTGGCGCGGCGCCATCCGGCAGCTGCTGGCCCAGGGCCTGCTCGCGGTCGAGGGGGAGTACGGCACGCTGGTGCTCACCGAGGCGAGCGGCTCGGTGCTGCGCGGCGAGCGGGAGGTTCCGCTGCGCAAGGAGCCGAAGCGGCCGGCCGCCTCCCGGTCCAGGCCGGCCGGCGGGTCGGGCGGGGGCAAGGCCAAGGCCGCCGCGGCCGAGCTGCCCGAGGAACTGCTCCCCGCCTTCGAGGCGCTGCGGGCCTGGCGCACCGGCCAGGCCCGGGAGCAGGGCGTTCCGCCGTACATCATCTTCAACGACGCCACCCTGCGCGCGATCGTCTCCCTGATGCCGCGCTCCATCCGGGAACTGGCCACGGTCAGCGGGGTCGGCGAGAAGAAGCTGGTGACGTACGGCGAGGAGGTCCTCTCCGTGCTGGCCTCCGTGGACGGCCCCGCGGCGCCCGCCGCCGCGCCCGTCCCCGAGGAGGCACCGGCGGACGACGACTGGCCGGCCCCGGAGGACGAGCCGGACTTCTGGGAGTAA
- the nuoN gene encoding NADH-quinone oxidoreductase subunit NuoN, whose protein sequence is MSTPAVHSLWTTAADRIPQIGAPKIEYGQLSPTLIIIGAALVGVLVEAFIPRRSRYYAQVFVSVVALCAAFAAVVGLAADGYGTTKAHIAAMGAIAVDGPSLFLQGIILLAGLVGLFTFAERRLDPAAHGNRVDSFAAQAAAVPGGEGEQAAVKAGFTTTEVFPLLLFAVAGMLVFTSANDLLTLFVALEVFSLPLYLLCALARRKRLMSQEAAVKYFLLGAFASAFTLFGIALLYGYAGSVSYGRIAQVVDGSVTDVSPALAGTMGNDALLLIGGALLVMGLLFKVGAVPFHMWTPDVYQGAPTPVTGFMAAATKVAAFGALLRLLYVVLPGLRWDWRPVMWAVAIVTMLGGAIVAITQTDIKRLLAYSSIAHAGFILAGVIATSKNGVSSVLFYLAGYSFVTIGAFAVVTLVRDAGGEATHLSKWAGLGRRSPLVAAVFAVFLLAFAGIPLTSGFAGKFAVFKAAAAGGAVPLVVIGVISSAIAAFFYIRVIVLMFFSEPKPEGPTVAVPSPLTTLAIGIGVAVTLVLGVAPQYFLDLASQAGVFVR, encoded by the coding sequence GTGAGCACCCCAGCCGTCCACAGCCTGTGGACAACCGCGGCGGACCGCATCCCCCAGATCGGCGCGCCGAAGATCGAGTACGGACAATTGTCGCCGACGCTGATCATCATCGGTGCCGCGCTGGTCGGGGTGCTGGTCGAGGCGTTCATCCCGCGCAGATCCCGTTACTACGCCCAGGTGTTCGTGTCGGTCGTCGCCCTGTGCGCCGCGTTCGCCGCGGTCGTCGGGCTCGCCGCCGACGGGTACGGCACCACCAAGGCGCACATCGCCGCCATGGGCGCCATCGCGGTCGACGGACCTTCGCTGTTCCTCCAGGGCATCATCCTGCTGGCCGGCCTGGTGGGGCTGTTCACCTTCGCCGAACGGCGCCTGGACCCGGCGGCCCACGGCAACCGGGTCGACTCCTTCGCGGCGCAGGCCGCCGCGGTGCCGGGCGGCGAGGGCGAACAGGCCGCGGTCAAGGCCGGGTTCACCACCACCGAGGTCTTCCCGCTGCTGCTCTTCGCCGTCGCCGGCATGCTGGTGTTCACCTCGGCGAACGACCTGCTGACGCTGTTCGTCGCGCTGGAGGTCTTCTCCCTGCCGCTGTACCTGCTGTGCGCGCTGGCCCGCCGCAAGCGGCTGATGTCGCAGGAGGCCGCGGTCAAGTACTTCCTGCTCGGCGCGTTCGCCTCCGCGTTCACCCTGTTCGGCATCGCGCTGCTGTACGGCTACGCGGGCTCGGTGTCGTACGGGCGCATCGCCCAGGTCGTGGACGGCTCGGTCACCGATGTGAGCCCGGCGCTGGCGGGCACCATGGGCAATGACGCGCTGCTGCTCATCGGCGGCGCCCTGCTCGTGATGGGCCTGCTGTTCAAGGTCGGCGCGGTGCCGTTCCACATGTGGACGCCCGACGTGTACCAGGGCGCGCCCACCCCGGTGACCGGCTTCATGGCGGCGGCGACCAAGGTGGCCGCGTTCGGCGCGCTGCTGCGGCTGCTCTACGTCGTGCTGCCGGGGCTGCGCTGGGACTGGCGGCCGGTGATGTGGGCGGTCGCGATCGTCACCATGCTGGGCGGCGCGATCGTCGCGATCACCCAGACCGACATCAAGCGGCTGCTGGCGTACTCGTCCATCGCGCACGCCGGATTCATCCTCGCGGGTGTCATCGCCACCTCGAAGAACGGTGTGTCGTCGGTCCTCTTCTACCTGGCCGGCTACTCGTTCGTGACCATCGGCGCGTTCGCGGTGGTCACCCTGGTGCGGGACGCGGGCGGCGAGGCGACCCACCTGTCCAAGTGGGCGGGGCTCGGCCGGCGTTCCCCGCTGGTCGCGGCGGTCTTCGCGGTGTTCCTGCTGGCCTTCGCCGGCATCCCGCTGACGTCCGGCTTCGCGGGGAAGTTCGCCGTCTTCAAGGCGGCGGCGGCCGGTGGCGCGGTCCCGCTGGTGGTCATCGGTGTGATCTCCTCGGCGATCGCGGCGTTCTTCTACATCCGCGTGATCGTGCTGATGTTCTTCAGCGAGCCCAAGCCCGAGGGCCCGACCGTGGCCGTGCCGTCGCCGCTGACCACGCTGGCGATCGGCATCGGCGTGGCGGTCACGCTGGTGCTGGGCGTGGCGCCGCAGTACTTCCTCGACCTGGCGAGCCAGGCGGGCGTGTTCGTGCGCTGA
- the pntB gene encoding Re/Si-specific NAD(P)(+) transhydrogenase subunit beta yields MTVSAMATAAYIIAALLFILSLAGLSRHESARQGWVYGVAGMGVALVATIVHVIEDGHDQAGDNSTLGIVLMFVAVLVGAVIGLWRARIVRMTGMPELIALLHSFVGLAAVLIGWVGHREGLLARAPSESPISLWHIHNAEIAIGVFIGAVTFTGSIVANLKLSARIKGAPLMLPGKNLINVGALVVFAGLTAAYVVVSHDRTDGTGTLVLGLITLVALALGWHLVASIGGGDMPVVVSMLNSYSGWAAAASGFLLDNDLLIVTGALVGSSGAYLSYIMCKAMNRSFISVIAGGFGIEATASDGGAHGEHREISAEETAELLATASSVVITPGYGMAVAQAQYPVAELTRLLRERGVDVRFGVHPVAGRLPGHMNVLLAEAKVPYDIVLEMDEINDDLAETDVVLVIGANDTVNPAAAEDPASPIAGMPVLRVWEARNVVVFKRSMATGYAGVQNPLFFRENSQMLFGDAKTRVDDIVGALSAARTAHAAV; encoded by the coding sequence ATGACCGTCTCCGCCATGGCCACCGCGGCGTACATCATCGCCGCGCTGCTCTTCATCCTCAGCCTCGCCGGACTGTCCAGACACGAAAGCGCCCGGCAGGGCTGGGTCTACGGCGTCGCCGGCATGGGCGTCGCCCTGGTCGCCACCATCGTCCACGTCATCGAGGACGGCCACGACCAGGCCGGCGACAACAGCACGCTCGGCATCGTCCTGATGTTCGTCGCCGTCCTGGTCGGCGCGGTGATCGGCCTGTGGCGTGCCCGGATCGTCCGGATGACCGGCATGCCCGAGCTGATCGCGCTGCTGCACTCCTTCGTCGGTCTGGCCGCCGTGCTGATCGGCTGGGTCGGCCACCGCGAGGGCCTGCTGGCCCGCGCACCGTCCGAGTCGCCGATCTCGCTGTGGCACATCCACAACGCCGAGATCGCCATCGGCGTCTTCATCGGCGCGGTCACCTTCACCGGCTCGATCGTGGCCAACCTCAAGCTCTCGGCGCGGATCAAGGGCGCCCCGCTGATGCTGCCGGGCAAGAACCTCATCAACGTGGGCGCGCTCGTCGTCTTCGCGGGACTCACCGCGGCCTACGTCGTCGTCTCCCACGACCGGACCGACGGCACGGGCACGCTCGTCCTCGGGCTGATCACCCTGGTCGCCCTGGCCCTGGGCTGGCACCTGGTCGCCTCCATCGGCGGCGGTGACATGCCGGTCGTGGTCTCGATGCTCAACAGCTACTCCGGCTGGGCCGCGGCGGCCTCGGGCTTCCTGCTCGACAACGACCTGCTGATCGTCACCGGCGCCCTGGTCGGCTCCTCCGGTGCCTACCTCTCCTACATCATGTGCAAGGCGATGAACCGGTCGTTCATCTCGGTCATCGCCGGCGGCTTCGGCATCGAGGCCACGGCCTCCGACGGCGGCGCGCACGGCGAGCACCGCGAGATCTCGGCCGAGGAGACCGCCGAACTGCTGGCCACCGCGTCGAGCGTGGTCATCACGCCGGGCTACGGCATGGCCGTCGCCCAGGCGCAGTACCCGGTGGCCGAGCTGACCCGCCTGCTGCGCGAGCGCGGTGTCGACGTCCGCTTCGGCGTCCACCCCGTCGCCGGGCGGCTCCCCGGGCACATGAACGTGCTGCTGGCGGAGGCGAAGGTGCCCTACGACATCGTGCTGGAGATGGACGAGATCAACGACGACCTGGCCGAGACCGACGTCGTCCTGGTCATCGGCGCCAACGACACCGTCAACCCGGCCGCGGCCGAGGACCCCGCCAGCCCGATCGCCGGCATGCCGGTGCTGCGGGTCTGGGAGGCGCGGAACGTCGTCGTCTTCAAGCGCTCCATGGCCACCGGTTACGCGGGCGTGCAGAACCCGCTGTTCTTCCGGGAGAACTCCCAGATGCTCTTCGGCGACGCCAAGACACGGGTCGACGACATCGTGGGGGCACTCTCCGCGGCCCGGACGGCGCACGCCGCGGTGTAG